Within the Burkholderia ubonensis genome, the region CGTCGCGCGAAACTGCCCGATCCGCTCACGCTCGGCAATGCGGGCAGCTTCTTCAAGAATCCGGTGATCGGCGCGGCGCAGTTCGACGCGCTGCGCGCGCAGGCGCCCGATATCGTGTCGTATCCGCAGCCGGACGGGCAGGTGAAGCTCGCGGCCGGCTGGCTGATCGACCGCAGCGGCTGGAAGGGGCGCGCGCTCGGCGCCGCGGCCGTGCACGACCGGCAGGCGCTCGTGCTCGTCAACCGCGGCGGCGCGACGGGCGCCGAGGTGCTCGCGCTCGCGCGGGCGATCCAGGACGATGTGCGCGCGCGCTTCGGCGTGGAGCTGGAACCCGAACCCGTCTGCCTGTAGCGCGGCCTCGGGTCGCGCGGCGCGCGGGCTGTCGCGACGAAAAAAGCGCCGATCGTCGATCGGCGCTTCTTCGTTCGCATCGTGCCGCATTGCGCGGCGATACGGCGGCGGCTCTCAGTGCTTGAGCTGGCCGAGCAGCAGGAATTCCATCAGCGCCTTCTGCACGTGCAGGCGGTTCTCCGCCTCGTCCCAGACCACGCTCTGCGGGCCGTCGATCACGCCGGCCGTCACTTCCTCGCCGCGGTGCGCGGGCAGGCAGTGCATGAAGAGGGCGTCGGGGTTCGCGTGCCCCATCATTTCCTCGTCGACGCACCAGTCGGCGAACGCCTGCTTGCGCGCCTCGTTCTCGGCCTCGAAGCCCATGCTCGTCCACACGTCGGTCGTCACGAGATCGGCGCCCTTGCACGCTTCGTTCGGATCATCGAAGACTTCGTAGAACGGCGCGCTTTCCGGCGCGACCAGCTTCATGTCGAGCGTGTAGCCCGGCGGCGTCGACAGGCGCAGCTTGAAGCCGAGGATCTGCGCGGCCTGGATCCATGTGTACAGCATGTTGTTCGCGTCGCCGACCCACGCGACGGTCTTGCCGGCGATCGGGCCGCGGTGCTCGTAATACGTGAAGATGTCGGCGAGCACCTGGCACGGGTGGAATTCGTTGGTCAGGCCGTTGATCACCGGCACGCGCGAATTTTCGGCGAAGCGCTGGATGATCTCCTGCTCGAACGTGCGGATCATGATGATGTCGACCATCCGCGAGATCACCTGCGCGGAATCCTCGACCGGCTCGCCGCGGCCGAGCTGCGTGTCGCGGGTGCTCATGAAGACGGCATGGCCGCCGAGCTGGAAGATGCCGGCCTCGAACGACAGGCGCGTGCGCGTCGAGCTCTTCTCGAAGATCATCGCGAGCGTGCGGTCGTGCAGCGGGTGATAGGTCTCGTAGTTCTTGAACTTGCGCTTCAGGATTCCCGTGCGTTCGAGCACGTACTCGTAGTCTTCCAGCGAGAAATCCTTGAACTGCAGGTAGTGACGAATGGTCTTGGCGGTCATGAAACGAAATGCGGCGGGTTCGACCCGGCCGCCAAGGCCGGACGGCGCCGCCGTCGGATGTGGATAACTTCAAAGCAGCATAAAGGATTTTCTGTGCTTTGACGAGCCGTGCCGAAAACCGGGGCGCGATCGTCGCGCGCACGGGCCGCGAGTCGGGCAGTGGGGTTCGGCACGACGCGCGATGGCGCGCTGCGGTATAATTCGAAAGTTTTCTCAAGCCCGGCAGGCAAGCATTCCCCCGCTCTGCCGGACACAAGCCGTGCGCTGCACAAATCCGGTGCGGCGCGCTGGCGGCATGGCGCGACGGCCTCTTTTCGGGATGTCGGAGCATCTGCGCCGCCGTCCACTCCAGCTCGTGTTCGCATCTCCAGGCAGCGTCGCCTGCGCATCGCCGGGCCGTCACCTGGGTAACAACATGGCTGAAACCCCTCCGACCGAGTACTTCATTC harbors:
- the argF gene encoding ornithine carbamoyltransferase, producing MTAKTIRHYLQFKDFSLEDYEYVLERTGILKRKFKNYETYHPLHDRTLAMIFEKSSTRTRLSFEAGIFQLGGHAVFMSTRDTQLGRGEPVEDSAQVISRMVDIIMIRTFEQEIIQRFAENSRVPVINGLTNEFHPCQVLADIFTYYEHRGPIAGKTVAWVGDANNMLYTWIQAAQILGFKLRLSTPPGYTLDMKLVAPESAPFYEVFDDPNEACKGADLVTTDVWTSMGFEAENEARKQAFADWCVDEEMMGHANPDALFMHCLPAHRGEEVTAGVIDGPQSVVWDEAENRLHVQKALMEFLLLGQLKH